The following DNA comes from Rhodanobacter sp. AS-Z3.
GCGCCGCCAGGGCAGGATCATCCACGCTGGCCTGGGCGTAATGGGCAAGTTGCGGGCGACCAAAGATGATCACCGCCGCCAGCGCGTGCTGCAGGCTGAACTTCGCCTCCGCTTCGCTGACGGGCGTTGGCTTGTCGCAGAAGCGCAAGGCGTCGGCATAGGTTGCCACGTCGATGCGACTGATCGCATCCGCGTCCAATCCAGCCAGCTGCGGTGCCAGATCCAGCAAGGCATCGATGGCCGGGTGCGCATGCCGACACGCCGGCCACGGTTTCAGGCTGGTGCTGTGGATCAACCAGTCGGACTCCGCGGCAACCACCTGCTCCGGCTGCGCGTCCGGCGCGGTGGCGGCGAACAGGCCCTGCGGGCCTTCAAGAATGTAGCGCGGCCCCGGCACGCCCGCCGCGGCGAGTTGTGCCGCCAGCCAGCCGCTGCGCGCGGCTTCGGCGTTGTGGATCGACTTGGTCGGCACCGCTTCGTGGCGCATCTGCCACAAGCCACCCGTGCGACTGCCCGCCGTGCCGAGTGCGTCGGCCGTGGTCTCGGCGTCCAGCCCGAACACGGACACCGCCGCTGCCGCTGCGCCAAACGCGCCGGCAGTCGACGTGGGGTGCCAGTAGCGATAGTGACCGACGCCCAACGCGCGACCGATGCGGATTGTGGTTTCGTAACCGCGCACCACGGCGTCAAGTAGTTGGGTCGCGCCTGCCCCACTGGCTTCGCACGCCGCCAGCGCCAGCGGAATCACCACCGGGCCGGGATGCAGGATCGCGCCGCGATGCACATCATCCATTTCCAGCACGTTGCCGAGTGCCGCGTTGAGTAACAGCGCCGATGCCGCGTCATGCCGCCCGGCTGCGAGCGCCGTGGCCTCGCCCATGGGCATGGTCTCGACCAGCGCCGTCAATTGCGCTGCCAGCGGATAGCGCAGCGCGCCCAGTGCACAGCCCAGCCAATCGACCACCAGCGCCGCCGCCCGTTCGCGCGCCGCGGCATCGACGGGTCGCTGCAATTGCACGGCCAGACGTTCGGTAAGGCTGGAGCCCTGTTCGGTCATGTCGTACCAACCATCCTTCCACATTGCTTGAGATTGCCCGTGCGGTGCGCGGCGAAGCTTCCACCGGCTATGCAAGGGTACCTGACTTTGTCCGGACATTACCATATGATGAGGGCGCGGAAGCCGGATTCCCGCAACGAAGCATCGGCCGCACCGATCACAGAAGATCAACCCTTCATGCCCAGACAGCTCGACGCCAGCAGTATCTTCGACTACCTGCGCCCCGGCATGGAAATCTATACGCCCGGATGCGCCGGCCATTCGCTGCTGTTCGAATCGTGGTTGAGCCAGGCGCCCGAGCGTTGCGCGCAACTGCGCTTCACCGGCGTGCACATTCCCACGGTGAACTGCTTTGATTTCGCCGGCCTCGACTCGCAGACACGTCAGCGCACTATCTTCCTCAGTAGCGATTTGCGCGCCTCGTGGCTGGCAGGCAAGGTCGATTACCTGCCGATGACTTACAGCGGCACCTGGCAGTGGCTGGTCGAGCAGGTCCGTTTTGATGTGGCGCTGGTGCAGGTGGCTCCACCGGACGCCAACGGCGAATGCTCGCTGGGCGTGGCCTGCGACTTCACCCCGGCGGTGTGGCCGCAGGCGACCCGGGTGCTGGCGCACGTCAATCCGCGCATGCCGCGCACGCACGGTCCGTCGATTCCATGGTCACGCATTGATGCGGCTGTTGAACACGACAGCCCGCTGCTGCGGGTGCCTGATCCCGAGCCGGACGCGTCCATGGATGCCGTCGCTGCGAACGTTGCCGGGCTGGTCGACAATGGCGCGACCTTGCAGCTTGGTCTCGGTCGATTGCAGTCAGCCGTACTACGCGTACTGCATGACCGTCGCAACCTGCGTATCCACAGCGGCATGGTGTCGGATGGCTTGCTTGGTCTGATCGATGCGAACGCCCTGGCTGAAGATGTCGACGCTGTCGTGGCTGGCGTCGCCATCGGCACCGAAGCGTTATACGCCGCGGTCGCCGAGCGCGTGCGTTTCCGCGATGTCAGCCATACCCACGATCATGGCGTACTGCGCGCGATCCCCAAAATGACCGCAATCAACAGTGCGCTGTCGGTCGATCTGCTCGGTCAGATCAACGGCGAATACCTTGGCGGCCGCCAGCTCAGTGGCGTCGGCGGCCTGCCCGATTTCCTGCGCGGTGCGCGCCAGGCGCCCGGTGGCCGCGGAATCATTGCGCTGCCGGCTGCCACACCGAAGGGTGAAAGCCGCATCGTGCCGATGCTACCCGCCGGCCCGGTCAGCCTGCCGCGCATCGACGCCGACTGCATTGTCAGCGACCATGGCGTCGCCGACCTGCGTCACCTGGATGTACATGAGCGCGCCCGCGCTATCATTG
Coding sequences within:
- a CDS encoding MmgE/PrpD family protein codes for the protein MTEQGSSLTERLAVQLQRPVDAAARERAAALVVDWLGCALGALRYPLAAQLTALVETMPMGEATALAAGRHDAASALLLNAALGNVLEMDDVHRGAILHPGPVVIPLALAACEASGAGATQLLDAVVRGYETTIRIGRALGVGHYRYWHPTSTAGAFGAAAAAVSVFGLDAETTADALGTAGSRTGGLWQMRHEAVPTKSIHNAEAARSGWLAAQLAAAGVPGPRYILEGPQGLFAATAPDAQPEQVVAAESDWLIHSTSLKPWPACRHAHPAIDALLDLAPQLAGLDADAISRIDVATYADALRFCDKPTPVSEAEAKFSLQHALAAVIIFGRPQLAHYAQASVDDPALAALRERVFVNEDAPCSARFPAHYGANVRVQLKTGEVLMAQRVDAWGDPECPMDDAAITDKAFALAEWGGVPRTLAATLFDAVRALPSGGSLAPLRAALAEIRRCG
- a CDS encoding acetyl-CoA hydrolase/transferase C-terminal domain-containing protein, producing MPRQLDASSIFDYLRPGMEIYTPGCAGHSLLFESWLSQAPERCAQLRFTGVHIPTVNCFDFAGLDSQTRQRTIFLSSDLRASWLAGKVDYLPMTYSGTWQWLVEQVRFDVALVQVAPPDANGECSLGVACDFTPAVWPQATRVLAHVNPRMPRTHGPSIPWSRIDAAVEHDSPLLRVPDPEPDASMDAVAANVAGLVDNGATLQLGLGRLQSAVLRVLHDRRNLRIHSGMVSDGLLGLIDANALAEDVDAVVAGVAIGTEALYAAVAERVRFRDVSHTHDHGVLRAIPKMTAINSALSVDLLGQINGEYLGGRQLSGVGGLPDFLRGARQAPGGRGIIALPAATPKGESRIVPMLPAGPVSLPRIDADCIVSDHGVADLRHLDVHERARAIIAIADPAHRESLERGWHELTRQL